The following proteins are encoded in a genomic region of Oceaniferula marina:
- the rplN gene encoding 50S ribosomal protein L14 has protein sequence MIQMESKVQIADNTGARVAKMIGVIGKRTKVARVGDVITAHIREAIPTASIKKGEVVKAVVVRSAYPVRRADGSVLRFDSNAIVIIDKDGNPKGTRIFGPVARELRDKRYMKIVSLAPEVL, from the coding sequence ATGATCCAGATGGAATCCAAAGTTCAGATCGCCGACAACACAGGTGCTCGAGTCGCCAAGATGATTGGCGTCATCGGCAAGCGCACCAAGGTGGCCCGTGTCGGTGATGTCATCACCGCCCACATCCGTGAGGCGATCCCAACCGCAAGCATCAAAAAAGGTGAGGTCGTCAAGGCCGTGGTTGTTCGTTCCGCTTACCCCGTTCGCCGTGCAGACGGATCCGTGCTTCGTTTCGACAGTAACGCTATCGTTATTATCGACAAGGACGGTAACCCGAAAGGTACCCGTATCTTCGGACCTGTTGCCCGTGAATTGCGTGACAAGCGTTACATGAAGATCGTTTCCCTCGCTCCCGAGGTGCTCTAA
- the rpmC gene encoding 50S ribosomal protein L29: MAQTKIKDIRELTTEELTRSLRDLKQEALNLRLQQATGQLENTARRRLVRRETARVQTVLSERRNQQG; encoded by the coding sequence ATGGCCCAGACAAAAATCAAAGACATTCGCGAGCTCACCACTGAAGAGCTCACCCGCAGTCTGCGTGACCTCAAGCAAGAGGCACTCAACCTGCGCCTCCAGCAGGCCACCGGCCAGCTTGAAAATACCGCCCGCCGCCGCCTCGTCCGCCGCGAAACCGCACGTGTGCAAACCGTGCTTTCCGAGCGCCGCAACCAGCAAGGCTAA
- the rplB gene encoding 50S ribosomal protein L2, whose protein sequence is MPLKKFKPVTPSNRYKEWPTYEEITKTTPEKSLTAPLKKSGGRNNQGRITCRHKGGGHKRKYRLVDFKRSKIDVEATVLSIEYDPNRTCRIALIEYTDGVKSYILAPVGLGVGDKVISSEDAAPKPGNAMKLKNVPLGTAIHNIEMTPGNGGKIARSAGQQAILSNREEGGHALVKMPSGEIRKFNQNCYCTIGQVGNRDHMNEVSGKAGRSRWKGVRPTVRGMCMNPVDHPNGGGEGKSKSGGGRQHLKSPWGHTKGQKTRKKYKPSNKFIVSRRKKK, encoded by the coding sequence ATGCCTCTGAAAAAATTTAAACCTGTGACTCCCTCGAACCGCTACAAAGAGTGGCCAACGTACGAGGAGATCACCAAAACAACGCCTGAAAAAAGCCTGACCGCGCCCCTCAAGAAAAGTGGTGGTCGTAACAACCAGGGACGCATCACCTGCCGTCACAAGGGAGGTGGTCACAAGCGTAAGTATCGTCTTGTCGACTTCAAACGGAGCAAGATCGATGTGGAAGCCACTGTGCTCAGCATCGAGTATGATCCGAACCGGACGTGCCGTATCGCCCTGATTGAATACACCGATGGAGTGAAGAGTTATATCCTCGCCCCGGTTGGTCTGGGAGTCGGCGACAAAGTCATCTCCAGCGAAGATGCAGCGCCCAAGCCGGGCAATGCCATGAAGCTGAAGAACGTCCCGCTGGGAACCGCCATCCACAACATCGAAATGACCCCTGGAAACGGCGGCAAGATTGCCCGTTCCGCAGGTCAGCAAGCGATTCTTTCCAACCGTGAGGAAGGAGGACACGCCCTTGTGAAGATGCCATCCGGTGAAATTCGCAAGTTCAACCAGAATTGCTACTGCACCATTGGTCAGGTTGGAAACCGCGATCACATGAACGAAGTTTCCGGCAAAGCTGGACGCTCCCGTTGGAAGGGTGTTCGCCCGACTGTCCGCGGTATGTGCATGAACCCAGTCGATCACCCGAACGGTGGTGGTGAGGGTAAGTCCAAGTCCGGTGGTGGCCGTCAGCACCTCAAATCACCTTGGGGACACACCAAAGGTCAAAAGACCCGTAAGAAATATAAACCAAGTAACAAGTTTATCGTTTCCCGCCGCAAGAAGAAGTAA
- the rplW gene encoding 50S ribosomal protein L23, with product MTMKDIYQVIDTVLISEKATLLQEENNEYVFKVARDANKLEIKRAIEQLFGKKVESVRTLNVSGKQKRNRRADAGRTAHWKKAIVKLKEGENLDLV from the coding sequence ATCACCATGAAAGATATCTATCAGGTCATCGACACCGTTCTCATCAGTGAGAAAGCCACCCTGCTTCAGGAGGAGAACAATGAATATGTGTTCAAAGTGGCTCGCGATGCGAACAAACTCGAAATCAAACGTGCGATTGAGCAACTCTTCGGTAAGAAGGTTGAAAGTGTGCGCACCCTCAACGTGAGCGGCAAGCAAAAGCGCAATCGTCGCGCTGACGCCGGTCGCACCGCGCACTGGAAAAAAGCCATCGTCAAACTCAAAGAAGGTGAAAACCTCGACCTCGTCTAA
- the rplO gene encoding 50S ribosomal protein L15 — translation MNLHNIKPRPGAKHRVKRLGCGESSGLGKTSGRGHKGQKSRSGGGVRPGFEGGQMPLHRRLPKRGFNNTRFQDKIAVVNVASLNDRFEDGATVNEATLRAARLIKGSYDAIKVLGNGDLAKKLTVEGCKVSATAREKIEKAGGSVA, via the coding sequence ATGAATCTTCACAACATTAAACCACGCCCTGGTGCCAAGCACCGTGTTAAGCGTCTTGGTTGCGGTGAAAGCTCCGGGCTTGGCAAGACCTCTGGTCGTGGCCACAAGGGTCAGAAGTCCCGCTCCGGTGGTGGTGTTCGTCCAGGCTTCGAAGGTGGTCAGATGCCCCTGCATCGTCGACTGCCCAAGCGTGGCTTCAACAACACCCGCTTCCAGGACAAGATTGCTGTCGTCAACGTAGCATCGTTGAACGATCGCTTCGAAGACGGCGCAACCGTCAACGAAGCCACCTTGCGTGCAGCCCGCCTGATCAAAGGCAGCTATGACGCAATCAAGGTGCTCGGCAATGGCGACCTTGCCAAAAAACTCACAGTCGAAGGCTGCAAAGTCAGTGCAACGGCTCGTGAAAAAATTGAGAAAGCCGGTGGATCTGTTGCTTAA
- the rplD gene encoding 50S ribosomal protein L4, with protein sequence MSKTLSIQDAQAANIQVIEGHKGDQAVHDLITAYRANRRSGTANTKTRGEVKGSNKKLWKQKGTGRARAGTTKNPVWRGGGIVFGPKPRDYSKTVNKNVRRLALRKVLGDLISAERVIATDSFAIADGKTKSFVAAVKAFSEARKVLVVAESFDEKTYLAGRNVQSVLLMTASEVNIEQLLHADAVILVEDSYETLARRTA encoded by the coding sequence ATGTCTAAAACACTCTCAATTCAAGATGCGCAAGCTGCGAACATCCAAGTGATCGAAGGTCACAAGGGTGACCAGGCTGTGCACGATCTGATCACTGCTTACCGCGCTAACCGCCGCAGTGGCACTGCCAACACCAAGACCCGTGGCGAAGTCAAAGGTTCCAACAAGAAGCTTTGGAAACAAAAGGGGACTGGCCGCGCACGTGCCGGCACTACAAAGAACCCAGTCTGGCGTGGTGGTGGAATCGTTTTCGGTCCCAAACCCCGTGACTATTCCAAAACCGTAAACAAAAACGTTCGTCGCCTCGCACTTCGCAAGGTGCTCGGAGATCTTATCTCTGCCGAACGTGTGATTGCAACAGACAGCTTTGCGATCGCTGATGGAAAAACCAAATCGTTTGTCGCTGCTGTGAAGGCCTTCAGTGAAGCCCGCAAGGTGCTCGTTGTGGCTGAAAGCTTTGACGAAAAAACCTATCTCGCTGGCCGCAATGTTCAGTCTGTATTGTTGATGACCGCATCTGAGGTCAACATCGAGCAGTTGCTTCATGCAGACGCCGTTATTTTGGTCGAGGACTCTTATGAGACCCTTGCCCGCCGCACCGCCTAA
- the rpsC gene encoding 30S ribosomal protein S3: MGQKINPISFRLAVSKDWRSKWYATGTDYTDKLHEDLKIRKYLKKRLHMSGVAKVVIERAWNSVRVTLHTARPGLVIGRKGSEIEKLTNDISALCGGSQVKIDIIEIRKPELDAQLVCENVAIQLERRIAFRRAMKRAVQTAMEFGAEGIRIRCAGRLGGADIARAEWYREGKVPLQTLRVPIDYGFAEASTVYGIIGIKCWINKKEEKPQQQQGGRPRGGQRRDRGDRNDRNNNR; the protein is encoded by the coding sequence ATGGGCCAGAAAATCAATCCGATCTCGTTCCGTCTTGCCGTCTCCAAGGACTGGCGTTCCAAGTGGTATGCCACCGGCACTGACTACACGGATAAACTGCATGAGGATCTCAAGATCCGCAAGTATCTCAAGAAGCGTCTGCACATGTCCGGCGTGGCCAAGGTGGTCATCGAACGTGCTTGGAACAGCGTGCGTGTGACTCTTCACACCGCTCGTCCAGGTCTGGTCATCGGCCGCAAGGGTTCTGAAATCGAAAAACTGACCAACGACATTTCCGCTCTCTGTGGTGGAAGCCAGGTCAAGATTGATATCATCGAGATCCGTAAGCCTGAACTTGATGCCCAACTCGTTTGTGAAAACGTTGCCATTCAGCTGGAGCGCCGGATTGCTTTCCGCCGCGCCATGAAGCGTGCCGTGCAAACCGCCATGGAGTTCGGAGCTGAAGGTATCCGTATCCGTTGCGCCGGCCGTCTCGGTGGTGCTGACATCGCCCGTGCCGAATGGTATCGCGAAGGTAAAGTGCCACTTCAGACACTGCGTGTGCCAATCGATTACGGATTTGCCGAGGCTTCTACTGTCTACGGAATCATCGGAATCAAGTGCTGGATCAACAAGAAGGAAGAAAAGCCACAACAGCAACAAGGCGGCCGCCCACGTGGTGGACAGCGTCGTGATCGTGGAGATCGCAACGACCGCAACAACAATCGCTAA
- the rplE gene encoding 50S ribosomal protein L5, which produces MTPTLQTYYKDKVVPALTKEQGYANPHQVPRLEKIVVTTHVGSASDRKQAVEDAIEDISKITGQKPSISYSRKSVANFKVREGEAVGARVTLRGAHMWEFLDRFINITSPNIRDFRGISPKSFDGRGNYALGINDQSIFPEIELDKIKRQLGFDLIFVTSAPTDDEGRALLKALGMPFRENKKSDDEAAA; this is translated from the coding sequence ATGACACCCACATTACAAACATATTATAAGGACAAGGTGGTGCCCGCTCTGACCAAAGAGCAGGGATACGCCAACCCTCACCAGGTTCCACGCCTGGAGAAAATTGTCGTCACCACTCACGTTGGTTCCGCATCCGACCGCAAACAAGCCGTCGAAGATGCCATCGAAGATATCAGCAAGATCACCGGCCAGAAGCCAAGCATTTCCTACTCTCGTAAGAGTGTGGCGAACTTTAAAGTGCGTGAAGGTGAAGCCGTCGGTGCCCGTGTCACCCTGCGTGGCGCCCACATGTGGGAGTTTCTCGACCGTTTCATCAACATCACCTCTCCGAACATCCGTGACTTCCGCGGAATTTCACCGAAGAGCTTTGATGGCCGTGGCAACTACGCGCTCGGCATCAATGACCAGTCGATCTTCCCTGAGATTGAACTCGACAAGATCAAACGTCAGCTCGGTTTTGACCTGATTTTTGTAACATCCGCACCTACGGACGATGAGGGCCGCGCGCTCCTCAAGGCACTCGGCATGCCATTCCGTGAAAATAAGAAATCCGACGACGAAGCTGCCGCTTAG
- the rpsE gene encoding 30S ribosomal protein S5, whose translation MSENQTDTPAPAATETPAPAQTPAKDAAAPTPENTDNRGGRGGRGGQGGRGRGRPQRQAPPKPMTDDGKELHEKVVFINRCAKVVKGGRRFSFSALMVSGDKEGRVGVGFGKAQEVAECIRKGSGDAKARLQRMKIVNGTIPHEVQAEFGGGVVLLKPAVPGTGIIAGGGVRAVCEAVGITDVLGKSLGSNNHANVVKATMKALSQLRTREDILASRGKQVKEKM comes from the coding sequence ATGTCTGAAAATCAAACAGATACTCCGGCACCAGCCGCTACCGAAACTCCGGCACCTGCTCAAACTCCAGCCAAGGACGCCGCAGCCCCTACTCCAGAAAACACCGATAACCGTGGCGGCCGTGGTGGTCGTGGTGGTCAAGGTGGGCGTGGCCGTGGCCGTCCCCAGCGTCAGGCTCCACCAAAGCCAATGACCGATGATGGTAAGGAACTTCACGAGAAGGTCGTTTTCATCAACCGCTGTGCCAAGGTCGTGAAAGGTGGACGTCGTTTCAGCTTCTCCGCCCTGATGGTCTCCGGTGACAAAGAAGGCCGTGTAGGTGTTGGGTTTGGAAAAGCCCAGGAAGTTGCTGAATGTATCCGCAAAGGAAGTGGTGACGCAAAAGCTCGCTTGCAGCGCATGAAGATCGTCAACGGAACTATCCCGCACGAAGTGCAGGCTGAGTTTGGTGGCGGTGTGGTGCTTCTCAAGCCCGCTGTTCCCGGAACCGGAATTATTGCCGGTGGTGGAGTTCGCGCCGTATGTGAAGCCGTAGGCATCACCGACGTGCTCGGCAAGAGCCTCGGGTCCAACAACCACGCCAATGTGGTGAAGGCAACCATGAAAGCCCTTTCCCAGCTCCGCACACGTGAGGACATCCTCGCCAGCCGCGGCAAGCAGGTGAAGGAGAAAATGTAA
- the rplP gene encoding 50S ribosomal protein L16 — protein sequence MPLMPKRVKFRKTQRGNRGGNAQRGNTVSFGDFGLQCLGRGWMTNRQIEACRVAINRQLKRKGKVWIRVFPHKSITGRPPETRMGKGKGAVEAWVAVIRPGTMLFEVAGVSETAAKEALRLASYKLGVPTRFVVRGKHG from the coding sequence ATGCCATTAATGCCCAAAAGAGTGAAGTTCCGCAAAACCCAGCGCGGAAACCGTGGCGGAAACGCCCAGCGCGGAAACACCGTGAGTTTCGGTGATTTCGGACTTCAGTGTCTCGGTCGCGGATGGATGACCAACCGTCAGATCGAAGCCTGCCGTGTTGCCATTAACCGTCAGCTCAAACGTAAAGGAAAAGTCTGGATCCGAGTCTTTCCTCACAAATCCATCACTGGCCGTCCACCTGAAACCCGGATGGGTAAAGGTAAGGGTGCTGTCGAGGCGTGGGTCGCTGTGATCCGCCCTGGCACCATGCTTTTCGAAGTCGCTGGTGTTTCGGAAACGGCAGCCAAGGAGGCGCTTCGTCTCGCATCCTACAAACTCGGCGTTCCAACTCGTTTCGTTGTCCGTGGAAAACACGGTTAA
- the rplR gene encoding 50S ribosomal protein L18: MSTLNRKQVRQRIHRRIRKKLSGTTECPRLAVSYSNQHIYAQLIDDEAGNTLCAASSLDKGIENSASNQETAQKVGALIATRAKEAKIEKVVFDRGGHLYHGKIKALADAAREAGLQF, encoded by the coding sequence ATGAGCACTCTCAACCGTAAACAAGTCCGTCAGCGCATTCACCGCCGCATCCGTAAAAAGTTGTCCGGCACAACCGAATGCCCACGTCTTGCTGTGAGCTACTCGAACCAGCATATTTATGCCCAGCTCATCGACGATGAAGCGGGGAACACATTGTGTGCCGCCTCCAGTCTCGACAAGGGAATCGAAAACTCCGCCTCCAATCAGGAGACTGCCCAGAAGGTCGGAGCCCTCATCGCCACCCGTGCGAAGGAAGCCAAGATCGAAAAAGTTGTTTTCGATCGCGGTGGTCACCTTTATCACGGAAAAATCAAAGCACTTGCCGATGCCGCACGTGAAGCCGGCCTTCAATTCTAA
- the rplF gene encoding 50S ribosomal protein L6, with amino-acid sequence MSRIGLKTITLPEKVSVKSDNEGNVVVEGPKGKLEWTMPSGISLEEVDGIVTVKRANEHRKMKALHGTSRSLISNMIQGVSAGFIKELEIQGVGFRAAVKGKELDLNLGKSHPILHPIPEGLTVTVDKNTAIKVEGVDKQLVGQFAAEVRRYYPPEPFKGKGVRYVGERVRRKAGKSVQ; translated from the coding sequence ATGTCTCGTATTGGATTAAAAACAATTACGCTTCCAGAAAAAGTCAGCGTTAAGTCTGACAATGAGGGCAACGTTGTTGTCGAGGGGCCGAAAGGAAAACTTGAGTGGACGATGCCTTCCGGTATCAGCCTCGAGGAAGTTGACGGTATTGTAACCGTCAAGCGTGCCAATGAGCACCGCAAAATGAAAGCTCTGCACGGAACATCCCGCAGCCTGATCAGCAACATGATCCAGGGGGTGAGCGCAGGCTTCATCAAAGAACTTGAAATTCAGGGGGTTGGTTTCCGTGCTGCTGTCAAAGGCAAGGAGCTGGACCTGAACCTGGGTAAGTCCCACCCTATTCTTCACCCGATTCCTGAAGGTCTCACGGTGACAGTTGACAAGAACACCGCCATCAAGGTGGAGGGAGTCGACAAGCAGTTGGTTGGTCAGTTTGCCGCAGAAGTGCGTCGCTACTATCCGCCAGAGCCGTTCAAAGGTAAGGGAGTTCGCTACGTTGGTGAGCGCGTCCGTCGTAAAGCAGGTAAGAGCGTTCAGTAA
- the rpsQ gene encoding 30S ribosomal protein S17 — translation MSESQTKTSGLRKTRVGIVISTSMDKTIVVEYTNRVPHPRFKKIIKRSKKFYAHDENGEAAVGDKVSIIETKPISKKKCWKLQEVLSH, via the coding sequence ATGAGCGAATCACAAACCAAGACATCCGGTCTTCGCAAGACCCGCGTTGGCATCGTCATTTCCACATCCATGGATAAGACCATCGTTGTGGAATACACCAACCGAGTGCCGCACCCACGCTTCAAGAAGATCATTAAACGATCCAAGAAGTTCTACGCGCACGATGAAAATGGCGAAGCCGCCGTCGGCGACAAGGTCAGCATCATCGAAACCAAGCCTATTTCCAAGAAGAAGTGCTGGAAGCTCCAGGAAGTCCTCAGCCACTAA
- the rpsS gene encoding 30S ribosomal protein S19 has protein sequence MPRSLKKGPFVDQKLLAKIDAAEASGNKKPIKTWSRKSVITPDFVGHTFHVHNGKSFVTVYVNENMVGHKLGEFSPTRIFKAHGGLGKR, from the coding sequence ATGCCACGTTCACTTAAAAAAGGCCCATTCGTCGATCAGAAGCTTCTCGCCAAGATCGATGCTGCAGAAGCCAGCGGTAATAAGAAGCCGATCAAGACCTGGAGCCGTAAGTCCGTGATTACTCCGGATTTCGTCGGACACACCTTCCATGTTCACAATGGCAAGTCCTTCGTGACTGTTTATGTCAATGAAAACATGGTGGGCCACAAGCTTGGTGAGTTTTCTCCAACCCGTATTTTCAAGGCTCACGGAGGTCTTGGTAAGCGATAA
- the rpsJ gene encoding 30S ribosomal protein S10, with product MQQQKIRIRLRAYDHRAIDKSAKEIVETAKRTGAKVAGPIPLPTRIEKFSVNRSVNQDKKSAEQFEIRTHKRMLDIVDPTARTVDELKKLNLPAGVDIAIRI from the coding sequence ATGCAACAGCAGAAAATCAGAATCCGCCTCCGTGCCTATGACCACCGCGCCATCGACAAGTCCGCTAAGGAGATCGTCGAGACTGCCAAACGCACTGGAGCTAAAGTCGCCGGGCCTATCCCATTGCCCACCCGCATTGAAAAGTTCAGTGTGAACCGTTCGGTTAACCAGGACAAGAAGTCCGCCGAGCAGTTTGAAATCCGTACACACAAGCGCATGCTGGATATCGTTGATCCAACAGCCCGCACAGTGGACGAGCTCAAGAAGCTCAACCTCCCAGCCGGTGTAGATATCGCCATCCGCATCTGA
- the rplX gene encoding 50S ribosomal protein L24, whose translation MRIKTHVKKGDQVQVVAGNQKGKQGTVLEVNAEKGQVIVEGAKVIKKAIRKSEQNPDGGIIEQDGPIAISNVKKI comes from the coding sequence ATGCGTATCAAGACCCACGTTAAAAAAGGTGACCAAGTTCAAGTTGTTGCCGGTAACCAAAAAGGCAAACAAGGCACCGTTCTCGAAGTGAATGCAGAAAAAGGCCAGGTCATCGTTGAAGGTGCCAAGGTCATTAAGAAAGCAATTCGCAAGTCCGAGCAAAACCCGGACGGAGGAATCATCGAACAGGATGGCCCAATTGCCATTTCCAACGTTAAGAAAATCTAA
- the rplC gene encoding 50S ribosomal protein L3: MALGLLGKKVGMTRIFDAEAGTSIPVTVIDVAGNEFLQVKTSETDGYSAVQVGFDDQKDFRLNLPERGHFNKFGSAPKKLVKEFRFDSDADIPNTEEAHPGASLFQDGQWIDVIGTTKGKGFQGVVKRYNFAGQPDSHGHMMHRRPGGVGAGTWPGRIWKNKKMPGRHGVYNRTVQNLKVVQVRPEDNVVLVSGAVPGHKGAYVVIRPAVKKSAPAAK; the protein is encoded by the coding sequence ATGGCACTAGGACTACTAGGAAAAAAAGTCGGCATGACCCGCATCTTTGATGCTGAAGCCGGCACCTCCATCCCTGTCACCGTCATCGACGTTGCAGGCAACGAGTTTCTTCAAGTCAAAACTTCCGAGACAGACGGCTATTCTGCTGTTCAAGTCGGCTTTGACGATCAGAAGGACTTTCGCCTGAACCTTCCCGAGCGCGGACATTTTAACAAGTTTGGATCGGCTCCCAAAAAGCTGGTCAAGGAGTTCCGTTTTGACAGCGATGCGGACATCCCCAACACTGAAGAAGCTCACCCAGGCGCATCCCTGTTCCAAGACGGACAGTGGATCGACGTGATCGGAACCACAAAAGGTAAGGGTTTCCAAGGTGTTGTTAAGCGTTACAACTTTGCAGGTCAGCCTGACTCTCACGGTCACATGATGCACCGCCGCCCTGGTGGTGTTGGTGCAGGAACCTGGCCGGGACGTATCTGGAAAAATAAGAAAATGCCAGGTCGTCACGGTGTATACAACCGCACGGTTCAGAACCTCAAAGTGGTTCAAGTCCGTCCAGAAGACAACGTGGTGCTCGTTTCGGGTGCTGTTCCCGGACACAAGGGAGCATACGTTGTGATCCGCCCTGCTGTTAAAAAATCGGCTCCAGCAGCCAAGTAA
- the rpsH gene encoding 30S ribosomal protein S8, whose amino-acid sequence MAVISDPISDFLIRLKNASRAGNESFTAPYSKMKGEIARILKDEGYIWNYELKTDGKFPEIEVKVKYSDSGKAVLTDLKRVSKPGLRRYVGAGEIPRVLNGLGISIVSTSKGLKTGAHARKEKLGGEVLAFVW is encoded by the coding sequence ATGGCAGTTATAAGTGATCCCATTTCCGACTTCCTCATCCGCCTCAAGAACGCATCGCGTGCAGGCAATGAAAGTTTTACCGCTCCTTACTCCAAGATGAAGGGTGAAATCGCCCGCATTCTCAAGGATGAAGGATACATCTGGAACTACGAGCTGAAGACCGACGGCAAGTTCCCTGAAATCGAAGTCAAGGTGAAGTATTCGGACAGCGGCAAGGCTGTTCTCACCGATCTCAAGCGCGTGTCCAAGCCTGGACTGCGTCGCTACGTTGGTGCGGGGGAAATCCCGCGTGTCCTTAATGGCCTTGGCATCTCCATCGTCTCGACCTCCAAAGGTCTCAAGACAGGAGCGCATGCTCGCAAGGAAAAACTCGGTGGTGAGGTTCTCGCCTTCGTTTGGTAA